The Candidatus Woesearchaeota archaeon region AGCAATTGAAATTTATGAGGAAATGTTGGAGCTAAATCCAAATGACAATCAGGGAATTAGGTATTTATTATCAACATTATTATTGAGTAAAGAAGACTTGTCCAGATTTGTAGGGTTTATAAAAAATTCTGAAGAAGAAGATTGTGCGGTTTGGAATTATAACAATGCTTTATATCAATTTAAAATATCAGGAAAGACAACAAAAAGTGATAAAGAATTACTGAAAGCATATAAAAGTAATAAATTTGTAATAGACTATATGTTAGGAGTTAAAGAAATGCCTAATGAATTGCCACGATATATTGGAATAGGAGATGAAAACGAAGCTATTTCTTATGTTAATGGAGCTTGGACAATTTGGGAAAAAACAGAGGGAGCATTAGATTGGCTTTATGAATTTAAACAAAATAGAATGAATCTGAATTAATTACTTTGCCCAACAAGGGGTGTACCCAATGTGGGGGATTTCTAGACAATCCAGCTGTTTCGCCCGCTTGGGGCGTCCTTATCGGGGGATAAGGACGCTGGCCCCGAACTCCCCCACTGGGTACACCCCCAGCCGTTATGCACAAAAATTATGAAGAGACTGATAATCATATGTTTGATAATAATTGCAACAATAAATACTTTTGGGTTAAAGCCCGAAAGAGAATATAGACTTCGTCCTGAAAATTATGCATTAATATACAAGGAATTAAAAGTTATAACTGATGATGGTCTAAAAATTAAAACGTGGTTTTTTCCTGCTCAAGACTCTGTATCAAACGAAGATTGGGAAAAAGCTTGGAAAAACCCTGTTAGAAAAGAATATAAGCTAAAATACAATCAACCGAGGCCAACCATTTTAATCTGCAATGGAGATGCAGGAAATATGTATTTGCTAATTCAATATGCAAAAGAACTTGTGACACAAGGATATAATGTTGTAACTTTTGATTGGCGTGGTTTTGGCGAAAGCGACAATTGGGAAACGGATGAAGATCAATTAGTTTATTTTGAATACTTAACTGATTATAATGCAGTATTAGACGAAGTGCTTAAACAAGATGAGGTTGATGGAAAAAGAATAGGTTTATATGGCTTTTCAACAGGTGCTTATTTATCATTTGCTATTTTTTCACAGAGAATCGAGACGAAAGCTTATGTTGGTAGAGCTTTATTGACAAATTTTGAATCATCTGTTAAGTTGTTGAAACAAAAACGTCCAGAAAGGAATATAATAATTCCTGAAAATTATCCCCTTGACTTATTGCCTGAAAGGATTGCTGGGAAAATTGAAAAACCTAGTTTTCTAATAGTGGGTGAACTAGATGACATTACACCTGTTTCAATGAGTTTAGAAATATTTAATTTATTGAAAGGCGAAAAACAACTGTGGGTTGTGAAAAACGCAACACACGGTGGTGCAAAG contains the following coding sequences:
- a CDS encoding alpha/beta fold hydrolase, producing the protein MIIIATINTFGLKPEREYRLRPENYALIYKELKVITDDGLKIKTWFFPAQDSVSNEDWEKAWKNPVRKEYKLKYNQPRPTILICNGDAGNMYLLIQYAKELVTQGYNVVTFDWRGFGESDNWETDEDQLVYFEYLTDYNAVLDEVLKQDEVDGKRIGLYGFSTGAYLSFAIFSQRIETKAYVGRALLTNFESSVKLLKQKRPERNIIIPENYPLDLLPERIAGKIEKPSFLIVGELDDITPVSMSLEIFNLLKGEKQLWVVKNATHGGAKGPDFIDFKKFMLQLKTFYDTNL